In Solanum stenotomum isolate F172 chromosome 6, ASM1918654v1, whole genome shotgun sequence, one DNA window encodes the following:
- the LOC125867181 gene encoding microtubule-associated protein 70-1-like: MAEDGSVMETPEMISGENTGNARTATNEVALTPTVSGGGKGTSRRRMSVVRPSLDADEFMTLLHGSDPVKLELNRLENEVRDKDRELSEAQAEIKALRLSERLREKAVEELTDELTRVDEKLKLTESLLESKNLEIKKINDEKKASMAAQFAAEATLRRVHAAQKDDDMPPIEAILAPLEAELKLARHETAKLQDDNKALDRLTKSKEAALLDAERTVQSALAKASMVDDLQNKNQELMKQIEICQEENKILDRMHRQKVAEVEKLTQSVRELEEAVLAGGAAANAVRDYQRKVQEMNEERKTLDRELARAKVTANRVATVVANEWKDANDKVMPVKQWLEERRILQGEMQQLRDKLAITERTAKSEALLKDKYQLRLKVLEETLRPSSTSSRNTTDGRSSSNGPSRRQSLGGAESISKLTSNGFLPKRSPSFQLRSSGSSTILKHAKGTSKSFDGGSRSLDRGKKLLNVTGPNFNSSKSVDGAKDNETESTSWKSNQDEKLTDLPVTETEDTVPGLLYDLLQKEVVALRKAGHEKDQSLKDKDDAIEMLAKKVETLTKAMEVEAKKMRREVSAMEKEVAAMRVEKEQENRAKRLGNSKGPVNSSQLLPGRSVARSGLTRTQ, encoded by the exons ATGGCGGAGGATGGAAGTGTGATGGAGACGCCGGAGATGATTTCCGGCGAGAACACCGGCAATGCGAGAACGGCGACTAATGAAGTTGCCCTTACACCGACAGTGTCGGGAGGAGGAAAGGGTACTTCCCGGAGAAGGATGTCGGTGGTGAGGCCCAGCCTCGACGCCGACGAGTTCATGACCCTGCTCCACGGGTCGGATCCGGTGAAGTTGGAGCTAAATCGACTGGAGAATGAAGTCAGAG ATAAGGACCGGGAACTCTCGGAAGCTCAAGCGGAGATCAAGGCATTACGGTTGTCGGAACGCCTACGAGAAAAGGCTGTTGAAGAG CTCACTGATGAGTTGACAAGGGTTGATGAGAAGCTCAAGTTGACAGAATCACTTCTAGAAAGCAAG AATCttgaaatcaagaaaatcaatGATGAGAAGAAAGCATCCATGGCAGCTCAATTTGCAGCGGAAGCCACTCTTCGAAGGGTCCATGCTGCTCAAAAGGATGATGATATGCCGCCAATTGAGGCCATCCTTGCGCCTTTGGAGGCTGAACTCAAACTTGCTCGTCATGAG ACTGCGAAACTACAAGATGATAATAAGGCATTGGATCGTCTTACCAAGTCAAAAGAGGCAGCTTTACTTGATGCCGAAAGAACTGTGCAGTCAGCATTAGCAAAGGCGTCTATGGTGGATGACCTTCAGAATAAGAATCAAGAGCTGATGAAACAGATAGAAATATGCCAG gaagaaaataaaattctagACAGAATGCATCGCCAAAAGGTTGCAGAGGTTGAAAAACTTACCCAAAGTGTGCGTGAGCTTGAGGAGGCTGTTCTGGCTGGTGGTGCAGCTGCTAATGCTGTCCGGGATTACCAGCGGAAAGTTCAAGAAATGAAT gaagaaagaaaaacactTGACCGCGAGCTAGCACGTGCCAAGGTAACAGCTAATAGGGTAGCAACTGTGGTTGCTAATGAATGGAAAGATgcaaatgataaagtaatgcCCGTGAAACAGTGGCTTGAAGAGAGGAGGATTTTGCAG GGTGAGATGCAACAACTACGTGACAAGCTCGCAATCACTGAACGAACTGCAAAGTCAGAAGCCCTGTTGAAA GACAAATATCAATTGAGGCTCAAGGTCTTGGAAGAGACATTGAGACCATCAAGCACTAGCTCTCGCAATACAACAGATGGCAGAAGTTCAAGCAATGGTCCTTCACGTCGGCAGTCACTTGGTGGAGCTGAAAGTATCTCCAAATTGACCTCTAATGGCTTCTTACCAAAGAGATCACCTTCATTTCAGTTGAGATCTTCTGGGTCCAGTACTATTCTGAAGCATGCGAAAGGGACCTCAAAGTCATTTGACGGTGGCTCAAGATCATTGGACAGGGGTAAAAAACTTCTGAATGTAACAGGTCCAAATTTCAATAGCAGCAAGTCTGTTGATGGAGCTAAGGATAATGAGACTGAGAGTACTTCTTGGAAATCAAATCAAGATGAAAAACTCACCGACCTACCAGTAACCGAAACAGAAGATACTGTGCCTGGACTACTATATGACTTACTGCAAAAAGAAGTAGTTGCTTTGAGGAAAGCTGGCCATGAAAAGGATCAAAGTCTTAAAGACAAGGACGATGCCATTGAG ATGTTAGCTAAGAAAGTAGAGACTTTAACAAAAGCCATGGAAGTTGAGGCCAAAAAGATGAGAAGGGAGGTTTCTGCCATGGAGAAAGAGGTGGCTGCTATGCGTGTCgagaaagaacaagaaaatagggcaaaaagattGGGAAATTCTAAGGGTCCAGTGAACAGTTCTCAGCTGCTACCTGGAAG